The Deltaproteobacteria bacterium genome contains the following window.
TGAACGGCCAGTGACACGCACCTTCTTGCGGTCCACGAACGGCTGGTCGTAGAGCGTCTCCTGTGGCGCGTGGCGGGCGATGGCCGCGTCCATCGCTTTTTGCATGTCTCGGCGAGCGGCGTGAAATCGGTCAAAGGGGTGGCGCGCCTCCTTCGGCCAATCGGTCGGAAACTCGAAAGGCACTTCCCATTCCACCAGCTCGTTGGCCTTAACCACCTGGCCGCTGGGCATCGTAAAGGTTTTAGTATCGGGGGCACTAAAGTCCACCACGTGCCCGGCACGGCCGCCCTGCGTGACACGGAAGCGCGGAAACTCACCTGTCCCCTTGGGAGAGGGGCCGGGGGTGAGGGTCTTGAGCACGGCGTTCAGCTCGGCCAGCGCCTGCTCGATGGCCGGATGCTTGCGGGCGTAAATGCCGTCAATCTCCGGGTTGTTGGCGATGGATTTAAGCGTGACGTGCGGCACGGTTTTGTACTTGAAGCCGCTGCCCACGCCCTCTTCCGGATGCGCCAGTTCGTAGTAATCGAAGACGGCGGTCATCAGCCGCTGGCGGGCCAGGGTGATGGCCACGCGCGAGGTATCGCAGGTGATCCAGCGCCGGCCCCACTGCTCGGCGACGTAGGCCGTGGTGCCCGAACCACAGTTGTGGACAGCACAGACTTCTGTCAGGAACGAATGCACCCCTTCAACTTCCAGGTCATACACTTCTTCCTCACTTTCCTGACACAGCAGGTTGGTAATTTCTACCGGGCATTGTTCTGCGCCAAAGTAAACGACATCGCCCACTTGTAACGAGTCGGCACGCCGCCATTGCCGGTCATGATCGTCGGAGGGCTGTGCTCGTTGTAGAATGTCTGCAATCTTCCCCACGACTCCTTCCATTTGGTCGC
Protein-coding sequences here:
- a CDS encoding DUF559 domain-containing protein, which translates into the protein MVGIQQRASRETLWVTADHHILCQKRTRSYGAERSWRHVPQEHFQRARELRKETTPAERQLWHALRGEQLGVKFRRQHPIGPYIADFYSWEAGLVVEVDGDSHFTPESQAYDRDRDAYLNSLGLTVLRFSNQEISDQMEGVVGKIADILQRAQPSDDHDRQWRRADSLQVGDVVYFGAEQCPVEITNLLCQESEEEVYDLEVEGVHSFLTEVCAVHNCGSGTTAYVAEQWGRRWITCDTSRVAITLARQRLMTAVFDYYELAHPEEGVGSGFKYKTVPHVTLKSIANNPEIDGIYARKHPAIEQALAELNAVLKTLTPGPSPKGTGEFPRFRVTQGGRAGHVVDFSAPDTKTFTMPSGQVVKANELVEWEVPFEFPTDWPKEARHPFDRFHAARRDMQKAMDAAIARHAPQETLYDQPFVDRKKVRVTGRSRWRRCPPRRSSRWTIFWSKSLNRPTAPSPAPARRCAKPNGAMNSCAPASAARPGSTSGSRGWSRSPAAVGCMRMGRPGPATKEPIPSARRPRHTVRCAWSFPSARSTGRWSSARWPRPSKRHRRWCPNPSSSSSPPFSSTRRRPRTSTRPTGRG